The Lentzea guizhouensis genome contains a region encoding:
- the edd gene encoding phosphogluconate dehydratase — protein sequence MSQLHPVLTEVTRRIAARSADSRRVYLERVAAAAQDGTSRSGFACSNLAHGFAGITGGDKAALRALRKSNIAIVSSYNDMLSAHQPFQEYPAWIKDSVREAGGVSQFAGGVPAMCDGITQGREGMELSLFSRDVIAMSTGVALSHEMFDAAVLLGVCDKIVPGLLIGALSFGHLPSILVPAGPMSSGLSNKEKARVRQLYAEGKATREELLDAEAASYHSPGTCTFYGTANSNQMVVEVMGLHLPGASFVPPGTSLRRALTEHAARRAVEMARGDGYTPIAHIVDEKAVVNGVVALLATGGSTNHTMHLVAVAAAAGIELSWDDFSDLSSVVPLIARVYPNGSADINHFQAAGGVQFVVGTLLDAGLLHGDVNTVAGFGLDRYRQEPALVDGELVWLDSPGHSLDENVLRPASAPFAADGGLRMLSGNLGRSVIKVSAVASENHVVEAPARVFTTQEAFQEAFKAGELDRDVVVVVRQQGPQANGMPELHKLTPPLGVLMDRGFKVALVTDGRMSGASGKIPAAIQLTPEAAVGGPLGRVRDGDIVRLDATAGTLEVQVSADELAARPLVDFPPTGREWVGTGRELFAALRRSVGPADRGATVFGPITADHFAPVTHH from the coding sequence ATGAGCCAACTGCATCCCGTTCTGACAGAGGTGACGCGCCGGATCGCCGCCAGGAGCGCCGACTCCCGTCGCGTCTACCTCGAACGCGTGGCCGCGGCAGCGCAGGACGGCACGTCCCGGTCCGGCTTCGCGTGCAGCAACCTGGCGCACGGTTTCGCCGGTATCACCGGCGGTGACAAGGCGGCCCTGCGCGCCCTGCGCAAGTCGAACATCGCGATCGTGTCGTCCTACAACGACATGCTGTCGGCCCACCAGCCGTTCCAGGAGTACCCGGCCTGGATCAAGGACTCCGTGCGCGAGGCCGGTGGCGTGTCCCAGTTCGCGGGCGGCGTGCCCGCGATGTGCGACGGCATCACCCAGGGCCGCGAGGGCATGGAGCTGTCGCTGTTCAGCCGCGACGTCATCGCCATGTCGACCGGTGTGGCGCTGTCGCACGAGATGTTCGACGCCGCGGTGCTCCTGGGCGTGTGCGACAAGATCGTGCCGGGCCTGCTGATCGGCGCGCTGTCGTTCGGCCACCTGCCGTCGATCCTGGTGCCCGCCGGCCCGATGTCGTCCGGCCTGTCGAACAAGGAGAAGGCGCGCGTCCGGCAGCTCTACGCGGAGGGCAAGGCCACCCGCGAGGAGCTCCTCGACGCCGAGGCCGCCTCGTACCACTCCCCCGGCACCTGCACGTTCTACGGCACCGCGAACTCGAACCAGATGGTCGTCGAGGTCATGGGCCTGCACCTGCCGGGCGCCTCCTTCGTACCGCCAGGGACTTCCCTGCGCCGCGCCCTGACCGAGCACGCCGCCCGCCGCGCCGTCGAGATGGCCCGCGGTGACGGCTACACCCCGATCGCGCACATCGTCGACGAGAAGGCCGTGGTCAACGGCGTTGTGGCCCTGCTGGCCACCGGCGGCTCCACGAACCACACGATGCACCTGGTCGCCGTCGCGGCCGCCGCGGGCATCGAGCTGAGCTGGGACGACTTCTCCGACCTGTCCTCGGTCGTGCCGCTGATCGCGCGGGTCTACCCCAACGGCAGCGCCGACATCAACCACTTCCAGGCCGCCGGCGGCGTCCAGTTCGTGGTCGGCACCCTGCTCGACGCGGGCCTGCTGCACGGCGACGTCAACACCGTCGCCGGCTTCGGCCTGGACCGCTACCGCCAGGAGCCCGCTCTGGTCGACGGCGAGCTGGTGTGGCTCGACTCCCCCGGCCACAGCCTCGACGAGAACGTCCTGCGCCCCGCCTCGGCCCCGTTCGCCGCCGACGGAGGCCTGCGCATGCTGTCGGGCAACCTCGGCCGCTCGGTCATCAAGGTCTCGGCGGTGGCCTCCGAGAACCACGTCGTCGAGGCCCCGGCCCGCGTGTTCACCACGCAGGAGGCGTTCCAGGAGGCCTTCAAGGCAGGCGAGCTCGACCGCGACGTGGTCGTCGTCGTCCGCCAGCAGGGCCCCCAGGCCAACGGCATGCCCGAGCTCCACAAGCTCACCCCACCGCTCGGCGTGCTGATGGACCGCGGCTTCAAGGTCGCCCTGGTCACCGACGGCCGCATGTCCGGCGCCTCGGGCAAGATCCCGGCGGCGATCCAGCTGACCCCGGAAGCCGCGGTCGGCGGCCCACTCGGCCGGGTCCGCGACGGCGACATCGTCCGGCTCGACGCCACCGCCGGCACCCTCGAGGTCCAGGTCTCCGCCGACGAGCTGGCCGCCCGCCCGCTCGTGGACTTCCCGCCGACCGGCCGCGAGTGGGTCGGCACGGGCCGCGAACTGTTCGCCGCACTGCGCCGGAGCGTGGGACCGGCGGACCGCGGGGCAACCGTGTTCGGCCCGATCACCGCCGACCACTTCGCCCCCGTCACGCACCACTGA
- the eda gene encoding bifunctional 4-hydroxy-2-oxoglutarate aldolase/2-dehydro-3-deoxy-phosphogluconate aldolase translates to MTSGDISRATTGADLLALSPVIPVVVVDDADHAVPLAQALLRGGVRVIELTLRTPAALAAIENVAREVPDIVIGAGTVTAPEHAEQAAKAGAAFLVTPGTTERVLDAADATGLPYLPGAATVSEVMRLAERGLSALKFFPAEAAGGVDYLKSIGGPIPHVRFCPTGGITPQTAPNYLKLPNVGCVGGSWLAPKDALQAGDWDRIETLAREASQLG, encoded by the coding sequence GTGACCAGCGGTGACATTTCGAGGGCGACCACCGGGGCGGACCTGCTCGCGCTGTCGCCCGTCATCCCCGTCGTCGTGGTCGACGACGCCGACCACGCCGTGCCGCTCGCCCAGGCGCTGCTGCGCGGTGGCGTTCGCGTCATCGAGCTCACGCTGCGCACCCCGGCCGCGCTCGCCGCGATCGAGAACGTCGCCCGCGAGGTGCCGGACATCGTGATCGGCGCGGGCACCGTCACCGCGCCCGAGCACGCCGAGCAGGCGGCCAAGGCGGGGGCGGCGTTCCTCGTCACGCCCGGCACGACCGAGCGGGTGCTCGACGCCGCCGACGCGACCGGGCTGCCGTACCTGCCGGGTGCCGCGACCGTGTCCGAGGTGATGCGGCTGGCCGAGCGCGGGCTGAGCGCGCTCAAGTTCTTCCCGGCCGAGGCGGCGGGTGGCGTCGACTACCTGAAGTCGATCGGCGGGCCGATCCCCCACGTGCGCTTCTGCCCGACCGGCGGCATCACCCCGCAGACGGCGCCGAACTACCTCAAGCTGCCCAACGTCGGCTGCGTCGGCGGCTCCTGGCTCGCCCCCAAGGACGCACTGCAGGCCGGTGACTGGGACCGCATCGAGACGCTCGCCCGTGAGGCCAGCCAGCTCGGCTGA